DNA sequence from the Drosophila sechellia strain sech25 chromosome 3L, ASM438219v1, whole genome shotgun sequence genome:
GTGCTCTTCACTTAGAATATAGATCAGATCATACATCATTTCCAAAACGATCTAATTTTTTGCTGTGCCTGAAAACCTCAAGAAGAAGCCCGACTTCGACCTGAATAAAAAGTATTTTAGAATGCGCTAATTACATAAAAACTGGCTGATTCCTTGAAAGCGGCAAACAAAGTTGTCGGGACAAACAAACCTCGGCGAATGAGCCTCCGGCCTTTGGGCTAATTAACATTGTTCCCCCGGCCATAttttcaaatgaaaatattccTCTTTAATTGTGGCTCAAGCTaaaccatatatatatgtatatatagaaaCTTGTATTAGAAAAATGATTTAAAGACACGACCCGAGAACTAATTGTCAACATCGCCTTGGCGTCGTCCACCGAGTACGAACCATCTAGAAATGTTCCATGCGATCTTTGGCTCGTTCAATTGCAACCAGTTTTGGCCCGGTTGAAGAGAGGCGAGGAAACCGAGATGGAAAACTGGCAACCAACTGGAGAACAAGACAGCACAGCTCAGCACAGTACAACACAACcggcttttaattaattaccttttttggccaaactaTTTATTGTTGTTAGAGAACTCTAAACAGCACAGCACAGAACTGAACTGAACAAAGTCGAGTCCATGTTAACTAGATATCTCTGTTCTGGGTATTCAAGTTCAACGAAATGTAAATTGCGTGTGGTCCGCGAATAAGTGAGTAATTCCCCAGTTAAAATGTCATTGATATTCAAACTGAGATCGGTAGTGAGTCACACCCTCGTCGTTATCATTCGGCTCTCCgtagaaaatgaaatttagGTTATGCgctaaacattttaattaagtggAAAAGTATTACGCCAATTTCGGACGGACAGCGTCGTTTCGTGTAGAAATCGCAACGACcaacaaaatggaaatggaaagcccccacaacaatagcaacaaaagCGAAACTCCGTGTGTAATTGAAACTGAGCACAATGTGgaagtattattattaagcATGCAAAGCATAATGAAGTGGAAATATGAAACTTGGGAGAAGAATGCAgggtgtacatacatatacatacatatgtatgtatagcgcttataaatacatacatcACGCTATAAAGCGGATGGGAAAGAAGCTGTCTTGGGGGATATAAAGGTGACACAGCTAATGTGCTATAATGATGCGATAATCAATGATGATTATAGGAAATGAATAACTTTCATTCTTCAATCATCGGAAAACGTGATCGTGAGCCGTTACAAATCGCATTTCTATAACTTAAGTATAGTTTTTAAGAGGGAAAACTATGAAGAATAGTGAGTTCCTAATGATACATCTATATTACTAGAGAATATGGTTGAATTTCCTGCTCGATAGGTATTCCCGATCCATACCACAAAGATTTTGGAATGCAAATTCCATGTTAGATATGGTTGTGTAATAACTACCCAGGATTTATAATCAGATCAGATATCTTGGAATCTTTGCAGGAAAGAGGGTAAACATGAACCACAAAGGCGAACGAATGAAATGAAGGTAAAAGGTGACAGCTAATTTGCCATAACAACGAGATAATCGAAGGAAGTGCATAACTTTCGTTCTTCAATCAGCGCAGAAACGtgttttaattcatttttaacCAATATTGTGCCATCTTCTTCGCAGAACATAAAAAGGGCGAAAGGGGTTAAAAGCAGCTGGAGAAAGAATGGAGGGGGCAAAAGGAAGTGGCAAGAGGAGAGGAGGGTGCGATGAGAAGATCCCGGACAAAATCAGAGGCGCATGCGAAAACAATTGAAGCGTGTAAAAAGCAGCTGAAGAGGGGAAGAcacgcaaaaaaaagaaaagcaactGAAAAAAGCAAGAGTTTTATGGCCGGAGAAAAAGAACACAAAACCGCAACACACGAAGGGAAACTCTGGGCGCTGGGAAACGGAAATCAAAAGCGGCAAGGCAACAATGTTGTTGCAGCTTTGCATATAATTTATGTTGAAAAAGTATAGCAAAAGCTGCTTATGAGTTGCGAGATTGAAAATGTGAGAAGCAGAAGAGGTAAAAATAAATGCGTGTGCAGGTGTGAAAATGAGATCACGGGAACTTTTTCAGACCCCACCTCTGCACCCAGCCAGTGGTGGTTATTCATAATtctgttttactttttatgtTTCAACAGGAAATGTAAAAGCACCAAAAAACAACCGCAAGTTTATTTTTCGTCTATCTCTTGCAGTCTGGTTCGCTCTCGCTTCAGAATGAAGTGGATGGCAGAATGGAGAGGAAAAGTGAGAGAGtgtcattcattcatttgaCCTTTTGCCAATATATAGTAGGCCATTAATCGGGTCTCTTTTCGCTTGTTGCTTTTGATAATCATTCATAAAACAAACATCTTTGTATTGAGAAAAGTACACCGAATTCGAAAATTCCATTCATAAAAAAACCCACACATTGTTGCTGGGATCTCTCTTccgcttgtgtgtgtgtttttttgtcGCGTGTGTGTGAGCATGCGCTGGAGCGTCACACAAACACATGCTTGATTTCCGATTCATTCACAAAAAGGGGCGCATTCAAAACGGCGGGGGGCGTGTTAGGCGATGGTGGAGGAAGAGCGGTTCAGGGGGTGGGTGCAGAAGCGAATGCCGTAACATTCAGCCTGGTCATCCATTACTTCTCAaacggcagcaacaataaatgTATTGCACTGCTGCtgcacgaaaaaaaaaacacacacacattaggGAAAAAGGCAAGagaaacacacgcacacagcaaCACGCGAGTCAGAGCGGGATAGCAGGCATATACACTTGAACGCAATATGCATTTCTAGAACAAAAACACATTTGTTTTCTCAATTAATCGACTTTCTTTGCCGCAAATCGCACGAATTTCGGTTTGCCACTAGATTACACAACATTTTGGACAACTTTTAGACATATTCTCCCGATTCTATGTTGTTTTCTGCTCGCAAGAGACTCCGCGGGGGAAACGCGGACGCTGTCAAAATTCCAGCACACTTTGGACCATGAATAACGCACGTTGCTGCGCGTATTTCACTCAACGTTCATGCCACGCATGTTCTTCGTCATATTTGTGATGTTTTTGAACTATTTCGCACTCGATTTACATACcaattttcacttttaattgctCTTCAATGCGCACTTCGCGTGTATCggccattttgttgttgttgctgcttggCTCGACGGCGACGGACGAGTTAATATTATTGTCGTCTCGCTCGTCGAACATATAGCGCTTCTTCTTCAGCAGCATTGTGCGCCCGTTCTTAAAGCAGCCAGCTTTTTGTCAGCTACCCGCTGGGGAACTTGCAACAcgcgattggaaatttaactAACTCCTTCACTCGTTCTTCACGAAACTTTAATAACTCGAAATTGTTCGTTTTTTTTAACAGGTTTATTAGCCGGCtatttgcatttgtatttcATCACTCGCTGCAGCGTCGCATTGTGCATAGAGCTGGTGTGACGGGAATATGAGTCGATTTGCCGCTCACGAAATGCACTTTTCCTGTTGCTTCAGGGCTCTGCTGATTTTAGTATTTTGTTGTAACTACAAACTGTTTTTTGCACGCACTAGCAGATATGGGATTATATTATCGAAGTTGGAAAGTATTCGGTTGCTTGACTGTTCCGAATCGCATAAAACTTGGTTCTCGAGTTTATTTGCTTTGCGGGTTTACACGCATCCGCAAACAACCTTTCGAAGCGGAATCAGAACTAGAGTGACCGTAGCGAGACGGTGATATGACTCCATCAATTTAGTGTGACCCTAGCACGGTTCACCGAAAATACCATGGGAAATGCAAAAGTCTAATGTTTGCTTAATAATTAGCTTGAAGTAGATctgttttaaaataattgattgattttatttaacaacggctacacattaggttaagcaCAATAGTAAggttttcattaaaaatgtttaagtttAATTTCGATATTTCATCAGTTCTGGTTATCGAATATGTATCGTTAGCTCCAGAAAACAGTTATGTATTTTGTAATTCATTTAAAACGTATTATTATTCAACACAATTTGTGCTTTTGACTTAAATTAAGGCTTAAGCGATGTTTTTGTTAATTCTGATTTGTTTTTAGTTGCTTAACTTTGAAACACACTCCGAAAAACAAACGTGTTGCAGCGCGGCCGAAATGGAACTGAATTAAAATTTCCAAGCGGCAAGTGTACACATGCACCTCCCAAATTTTGTGAATGAAAACGCACACATGCAGCAGTGGTCACCTACacttaaacacacacacatgttgCACCGGCGCCACCAACAGCGGAAGCAACCGAAGATCGCCGAGAAAGTCAAGGCATATGCGCTTGAGAAGGGCGGTACAAAGCAATATAAACCTTAATTTGTTTATGATTTGATCGTTAAGGAATTATATCAGAAagcaaatgtttatttttcaattctACTAGCTTAGGATTCATATCTATACTAATACTTATGGATGTACTTGGCAAAGTAGGTAAGCAGAACTCAAATGCTCGGCTGTTTATACCGTAGCGCACATTACGTGGGCGTTCTGACTCGCAGACAGTCCACAGGAACCCGAGGAACCACATagtacacacatatgtacactAAAAGTACACAAATATTCAGAAACAAGGCAGTGAAATGTGAAATTCACACGGCATCCGGACAGCAACGCCGCTTATGTTTTTCTTTACGCATATGTTGCTTCTGCTTCTTGCCTTGGTAACCACATGCATCACAACAACAACTTTCAGGGAGAGATCAACAAGTGAGGCGGTGCATCTTATCGCAACTGCCGCCAATAAGTGGAAGTGGTCGGGTCAACATTTCGGGTGGTTGCTCGGCTCAGTTTCATTGTTTCCGTATGCCCTCCATCTGATCTAGTCACTTCAAATGCACTGAGCAAAATAACACACTACATCGAGTTAAAACTGTTAAAAAATCCTTAATATAAAATGGGTAAGAGTAATAATggttttaaaaactaaaatttttgAACTAACTTTATAGTAGTTATAGTTTATAGTAATTGTAATAATTTAAAGAGGCGGATCGAAATGTAACAGTTCCtattataacaataataaaaatatatatatatatattttatgtctaGCGTGCGTAACAACCATTTGAATATGTTGATCATTTCGCTCAACGAAACGTAACCGACGTGGGAAGAAGAGGAGACATGGCTTTTCTTCTATTTTCCGTTTCCAGCTGTCCACTCGattcctcctcctccatttGCTCCGCCCACAAAATTCGGAGCTAGGTGCAGATGTTATAAATATAGTATTTTGTGGCAGATCCATTCGTATGAATGGGTTTACGAGTTTCGGTTTCAGGTTTTTGGGCCTGTTTATAAGACCACCCCTCCCATATTTTCATGTATTTACGTCCGGAAAAGTGTTTTGGTCATTTGTCTAGCTTCCGTTATAATTTCGTTATGAATGAAAAACCCATTTGGACCGGGTTTTTTTGATCTCCCTAATTTACAACATTTATTTAGTATTAACTCAATATGGGTTCGTAAACTTCGTTTACTATTTGCGTCGTGAACAAGTTTCTTAAAACGTTTAGTTTTTCTTATCCACCTCATGTTAATGTGAAGTTTACACATAAATACTCATAAAAGACCCAATGTGGGTTTTCCTAATGGCACTTTGAATACATTTAAACGGCAAGAGGAAAAGGCTGTTAAATAGATTTATAGATATACTTTCAAGCTGCGATTTTTTTGTTATTGAATTTATggattttaaaatgtataccAATTAAGGGCAATTAGTATATCAAAACCCTTTGTCATAACGATATTTAAAGACAAACTTGTATTAAAGTTATGTTTATAGTTGCATCTAAGTAAAAAcgatttaattttgattttctgaAAAGGAAAATGTGTTTTCCAAACGTCTttctaaaatatttgattgtcAGTTTCTCACCACAAACCAGATTTACTCAGAAGTCCTCTCAGTTATTTAGTTACAGATTTCGGCTTGATCTGCGGATTAAGTCAAATGGCCGTTTggtttttcgtttattgttcAGAGAGTGTTTACACGCATATGGTTTTTTTGTTATAGTATACAATAGACACTTAACGATTTCCAAGTAATGTAGTCATTTAGTTAAATGTAATGTAGCAAATTGTTAGGTGTCCTCTTGAGTTGCGATTGCCACATTATTACAtaatttgatttctttttgtttttggcgcGCTAAACGTAAAGCTTAAAATGTAATCATGTTTGTTGATTGTTTGCGTAAACAATAAGCCTTAAATGAAATACTTAATAAAAAGATCGCATAAAACAATgtgtgttttcttttgtgtgtgtgggtgtttatgtgtgtgcttgtgtgtttgAGAGCGTTGGTCGCATTTGTCAGCTTTGTGGGATTAGGATCGGGCGCAGGATCTCAATCTCCTCTAGCTGCTTGTCACGATGCCAACTCCAGCTCAACGGCAGCCAAATTAGGAAACGATAAACAAACTGCAACGAAAAGAGAGCAATTGATTAGCATCAGGAgtctgaaaaaatatttaatactaTATTCTGAACCATATGCCATATAATTGAggtagttattattattgctccTAATCTTTATAGTGACTAAGATCACAAATGCTTTGCGGACGACGTCACATGCTTTATAGATAACATTTTTGAAACCATAACTTggaatttcattattttttttatatctgtatatatgtatatatctgtAGACTATTTGGTTCTCATACTTACTTTTTTCTCAACTCATCGAACGCAATTTGGGCCAGCCTGCGGTCGCGTTACCCTGGCGTCCAGTTTACGTCCCATCTACTTGTTGTTGATTGATAGGCGCTCAACGCTGGCGAGCAGCTCATCGGCGGTCTGGGATACGACCTGCTCTTGGTCGTCGCTGGTGCTCAGGTTCTGCAGTCGCTTCTCCAGCGCCGAGAGATCCTCCAGCTCGCGCTGCTGCTTCACCATGTAGCGCAAGATGAGCGTGGTCAGCATGCACATGTCCTCGAGGATCTTGGCCGTCTCCGGCGTGGGGTGATCGTAACGATTGCGCAGCAGTCTTAGCTTGGCCTCGGCGAGCTCCAGCGGTGACTTGTTGCTGCGGTCGTACATGTGGACACTGGCGCCGCCCTGGAGCAGCACACCTACCACAACGTTGAAGTTATTGGAGCTGGCCGAGATCACCGCCAGATGGAGTGGGGTATTCCCCAGCGAGTCGACTACATTTGGGTTGGCTCCGTACTTTAGTAGCTGCTGGACAATGGGTATGTAGCCACGACAGGCGGCCAGATGCAGGGGACTACGATTGTACTCGTCGGCGGCATTTGGATTGGCTCCACCCTCAAGGATGCGGTTGAGCAGCTCGATGTTGCAGGTGGAGGCGGCGGTGCGCAGTTTGCGGCCATTTGACTGGACGATTATGTTGCTGTAGCTGTAGGAGTGCTTTAGGCGCTGCATTCGCGGCCGCATCTTAAAGCTTTTGCTGCCCGAGGGCAGGGTGCTTGGATGAATCAGGCTGGGCAGATACTCGGCATTGGAGGCATTTGGATTCAGCGGCAGGGGCGGCAGATGCGGCAGGGCAAAGTGCTCGCCCCGATCTCTGCTCAGCTGGAATGATGCATTCGTGCTGGGGTTTGAACTCATGTTCAGGTTGAGGTTGATGTTCATGTGGGGCCACTCGCCGTGCGTGTTGGGCGACGATGTGGGCGTGGGCGGCATtgccggcggcggcggcgttATCATGATCCCCTTGGAGGCGCTGGTGGGCATGGGCATCGGTGTCGATTTGGCCAGTACCATGGCCATCGACATGGGCGATGGCGGCATCGACAtctccacctcctccttggCCGACTCCACGCCGGAGGAATCGTTGTTGGTGGCCGCAGCCATAGCTTGGTCGCAATCGGATTGTGTGCCCCGTTGCCTGTGATGCAGTGCGTCTGTGTTCCTGGTTTCAGTGTTTGGGCCTACGGCGAAAAAACTCTTCACAGGCACGCGCTGCTTATTTTCCTGTCTgtattgtttgtttatttttgtttcttttcctGCCCACTTTGGTCACTCTGACCACCCGTTATTGGTGTGACCCTGCGGTCGCTGAGCGTATTTATCTTGATCTGCAATTGTTTATCTTCATCTATTACGTCCGTAGTCCTCGTTTTAAAACACTTTGACTCACTTGTTTTTCGGATTTTTATGAGTTGGTGCGAAGTGCAAAAATTCTTGGCTCGTCCGtattgtttgtatttgttttggcCTATCGATACATATGTCTAGTGTGCTAGCTATCGATTGGAAGGATGAAACTTCTGGCGAGGACACTATCGCTATTAGCCAGCCCTGGTAggctaaatatttaaacataaaaaaaattatataaaaatattttaaaattcaattatcaAATTTTTTAACAATACTGGATTGtagtattattttcaattaaaaaaatatataaatgttaTCAGCTCTAATAACTCTAAGCCATTTCTCTGCCATTAAGTTGAATTTAGTATTCCACAACTATCCccattaaataattaaaccaGTTGACCTTATAACCTACAATCTTCAGATCTATAATTTAATGTATGTTAGCTTCTGGACCAGTACTACAACTAGTACTATAATgggaattaattaaaaacaggtttaaacacttaaaaagttttatttaaaattcgtgCTCGACATACTACATACACATTCATTTTCTAACAAAGCGGCACGGAATGTTTTTATCAATTAAACGATTCAATTGGAGGGTTACGTACAATAAAATACAGGACCGATTataatacataaaataaaagtttttcgAAATTAATGTGATGATATGGTACCCTCTTAAGTCCAATAACACAATATACAAAGCGTATTTCGTTTGCTAATCCTGGAGATGAAGCCTGGgaattgaaaaaattaagGATAATCACACAGATTCTGTTTTGTAGCCAGGTGGTGGGAGGATTTCGGTGTTATTGAGAGTGGAAGTCCCAGCGAGTGAGCTGATTTAGACCGCAGAAAAGGTGCTTTATAAAAACGAAGAGGGTTAAACGAGTCTAAAATACACGGACATGAATCGAAAGGATCCCTCGAAAGAGAGATCTCTACAGCAAATGCGGTCTAAATCCGTCTTGCACGCTATTTTAGGAAATTGATCATCTCGATTATCTTATTCCGATTGGCGTGCATATACGCCTTAGTGTGCCACAGCATGTTGATTAGTTTTTGGTCGTCCTTTTCGTCCATGGCGATGTCCTCGCTCAGCTGCGGATTGAACCTGAAGTAGGGTATGCCAATAGTGCTGCACCAGGCGCGAGCTCTGTCCACCACTCTTCCATCGGAGCAGGTTGCCTGGTCCACCAGCAGATTGCCTAGCAAGCATATGAATTTGATTAATAATTAAACACACAAAGTATATGGATAAGATGCCTTACCAATGGTGGAGATTCCGTAGGCCAGTTTGGCCGTATCCCAGATGCTCTCCGGTCGGAAGACATCAATGTCCTTTAGTTCAGTCACCGGTATATGACCCGTGCCCAGCGACATCACCACGGATACAGGTATGGCCTCTGATTCGCGTCCAGCGTTACGCAAGGCCATATTGTACTCGTGAATCTCGGTCATGGCGTCCAGCGTCGGGTTGTTGGCAATCAAGCCGCCGTCTAGAAAGCGACCAAATGCGCGGAAATATGAGGGCGCAGCTCCAGTAGCCCGAGCAGCACGCCATACCAATTGTTCCGATGGCTGAGGAGGAGGAA
Encoded proteins:
- the LOC6605111 gene encoding ankyrin repeat domain-containing protein 54 → MAAATNNDSSGVESAKEEVEMSMPPSPMSMAMVLAKSTPMPMPTSASKGIMITPPPPAMPPTPTSSPNTHGEWPHMNINLNLNMSSNPSTNASFQLSRDRGEHFALPHLPPLPLNPNASNAEYLPSLIHPSTLPSGSKSFKMRPRMQRLKHSYSYSNIIVQSNGRKLRTAASTCNIELLNRILEGGANPNAADEYNRSPLHLAACRGYIPIVQQLLKYGANPNVVDSLGNTPLHLAVISASSNNFNVVVGVLLQGGASVHMYDRSNKSPLELAEAKLRLLRNRYDHPTPETAKILEDMCMLTTLILRYMVKQQRELEDLSALEKRLQNLSTSDDQEQVVSQTADELLASVERLSINNK